In Paenibacillus hexagrammi, the following are encoded in one genomic region:
- a CDS encoding phosphodiester glycosidase family protein, translating into MRLPRTPNRFRTGFLQCLFCTVLISVSVPFQASAQESVNTHSATIPYNGKVFSANWVSVDLSDPYLRIRPVIASDGIGHVESFSSMMERSHAVAGINGTFFDAYEKDASIRYPNGLLIGSGSILHSGSNASLLVLADHTAHLENVETQQQISVNHEESTYRFTAWGINKYYGDSVDDQVVWYTRSFGTQVPYTNSVKVVIENNVVTAITEDPVTIPEDGQVCLIGHSANNQTYVLPNIHIGDTMSMEASLSGTDLLPMVDAAVGAGPRLLSDGNIDIDYTRDGFTDPKITTQANARSFIGVDASGQLLMGTVSSATISDMAHVLQQLGITDAMNLDGGASSALYARGTIITSPGRELSNALVVERLQNPQIQLTVNGQFVQEFRGYLTEETSMVPMRGILERIGAKFEWDGTARELTVQYGTNHIRLHPDDRIMLWNGNKVVLPAAPEIVEGHIYMPLRAVIESLGGKVTWDSQLYRASLTFP; encoded by the coding sequence ATGCGTCTACCAAGAACCCCTAACAGGTTCCGTACAGGATTCCTTCAATGTCTGTTCTGTACGGTCCTGATATCCGTATCGGTCCCATTTCAAGCCTCCGCTCAGGAAAGCGTCAACACGCACTCAGCCACCATTCCCTATAACGGTAAAGTCTTCAGCGCCAATTGGGTTTCCGTCGACCTAAGCGATCCTTACTTGCGCATTAGACCCGTCATAGCTTCAGACGGCATTGGGCATGTTGAGTCCTTCAGCTCCATGATGGAGCGCAGCCATGCTGTCGCCGGCATTAACGGTACCTTCTTCGATGCCTATGAAAAAGATGCATCAATCCGCTATCCGAATGGGCTTTTGATCGGCTCAGGCAGTATACTCCACTCCGGCAGCAATGCTTCCCTGCTTGTGCTCGCTGACCATACTGCACACTTAGAGAATGTTGAGACCCAGCAGCAAATCAGCGTAAACCACGAGGAAAGCACGTACCGTTTTACAGCATGGGGAATCAACAAATACTACGGAGATTCCGTAGATGATCAAGTTGTGTGGTATACCCGTTCCTTTGGCACTCAAGTTCCCTATACGAATTCTGTTAAAGTTGTCATTGAAAACAACGTGGTCACCGCAATTACAGAGGACCCTGTAACGATCCCGGAAGACGGACAAGTCTGCTTGATCGGCCACAGTGCCAACAACCAGACCTACGTCCTGCCCAATATTCATATCGGGGATACGATGAGCATGGAAGCATCTCTTTCCGGTACCGATCTATTGCCAATGGTCGATGCTGCAGTTGGTGCTGGACCTAGACTGCTAAGTGATGGAAACATCGACATCGATTACACCCGTGATGGCTTTACGGACCCGAAAATCACCACTCAAGCGAACGCTCGCAGCTTTATCGGCGTTGACGCATCCGGTCAGCTGCTCATGGGCACCGTATCATCAGCCACTATTTCGGATATGGCCCATGTTTTACAGCAGTTAGGCATCACAGACGCCATGAACTTAGATGGAGGCGCAAGCTCAGCGTTGTATGCGCGAGGCACGATCATTACTTCACCTGGAAGGGAGCTCAGCAACGCTCTTGTTGTGGAAAGATTGCAGAATCCACAAATTCAATTAACCGTGAATGGACAGTTTGTGCAAGAATTTCGAGGATACTTAACGGAAGAAACCAGCATGGTTCCCATGCGGGGAATTCTCGAGAGAATTGGTGCGAAGTTTGAATGGGACGGAACTGCACGCGAACTGACTGTACAATATGGTACGAACCATATCCGGCTGCATCCCGATGATCGGATCATGCTTTGGAATGGTAACAAAGTCGTACTGCCTGCAGCTCCTGAAATCGTAGAGGGACATATCTATATGCCTCTTCGGGCAGTCATAGAATCACTTGGTGGAAAAGTAACATGGGATTCTCAGCTATACCGGGCTTCACTTACCTTTCCTTAA
- a CDS encoding C40 family peptidase, which produces MRLSMKGVMGVSTLLCAAVTSSVGFSGQAEAAQPIPVKVQINDEIVQFAEAQPFIDSKGVLQVPLRAVSEKLGYEVKWAQQGDEIAVSLLTRDQVVSLKTDQQQALVGSKKISMASSPTLIQGSTYVPLRFISETFGSPIDWNESNQIAIVNADGKSHQPAWIAPPPAPAEPPLSDQIVQMADSYLGVPYVWGGTTPSGFDCSGFVNFVYNAKGVELPRTSVQMYDQSGVRVTDLKVGDLVFFASGIVNHVGIYLGNDEFISATTSRGVAVESLTNRYWSSRYVGAKRVI; this is translated from the coding sequence TTGAGATTGTCAATGAAAGGTGTTATGGGAGTATCCACTTTGTTATGCGCGGCGGTTACCAGCAGTGTTGGATTTTCAGGTCAAGCAGAGGCAGCTCAACCTATTCCTGTTAAAGTTCAGATTAATGATGAAATTGTCCAGTTCGCGGAAGCTCAGCCGTTCATAGACTCGAAAGGGGTACTGCAAGTTCCCCTCAGGGCTGTATCTGAGAAGCTGGGTTATGAAGTTAAATGGGCTCAGCAGGGAGATGAGATTGCGGTTTCTCTGTTAACCAGAGATCAGGTTGTGTCGCTCAAAACCGATCAGCAGCAAGCTTTAGTGGGAAGCAAGAAAATTAGTATGGCAAGCAGTCCAACTCTTATTCAGGGGAGTACGTATGTGCCGCTGCGTTTCATTAGCGAGACGTTTGGATCACCTATTGATTGGAACGAGTCGAATCAAATTGCCATTGTCAACGCGGACGGCAAATCGCATCAACCGGCTTGGATCGCACCACCTCCCGCGCCAGCGGAGCCACCGTTATCGGACCAAATTGTGCAAATGGCGGACAGTTACTTAGGTGTACCTTATGTATGGGGAGGAACGACTCCAAGTGGTTTCGACTGTTCTGGGTTTGTTAACTTTGTCTATAATGCCAAGGGTGTTGAGCTGCCTAGAACTTCAGTCCAAATGTACGACCAATCCGGAGTAAGAGTTACCGATTTGAAAGTAGGAGATTTGGTCTTCTTTGCTTCAGGTATTGTCAATCATGTTGGAATTTATTTGGGTAATGATGAATTCATATCAGCTACTACTTCCAGAGGCGTTGCTGTAGAAAGTCTGACAAATCGTTATTGGAGCTCACGTTATGTGGGAGCCAAGCGCGTAATTTAA
- a CDS encoding ferritin: MLNDTLTEALNEQMNYEFYSAHVYMAIAGYCAAESLDGFSNFFIVQAEEERFHAMKMFKFINDRGKKVTLAGMETPVNNYKSILDAFEHAFKHEQEVTRRIYHLSDLALNDREHATMQFLKWFIDEQVEEEAMFDSIINKLKRIDQDSNAFFMLDAEFAQRTFTPPTGE, from the coding sequence ATGTTAAACGATACGCTTACAGAAGCTTTAAATGAACAAATGAACTATGAATTCTACTCTGCGCACGTCTATATGGCCATTGCCGGTTATTGCGCTGCTGAGAGCCTAGATGGCTTCTCAAACTTTTTTATTGTACAAGCTGAAGAAGAACGTTTCCATGCTATGAAGATGTTTAAATTTATAAATGATCGCGGAAAAAAGGTAACCCTAGCTGGTATGGAGACACCTGTAAACAACTATAAATCCATTTTGGATGCATTTGAACATGCCTTTAAACATGAGCAGGAAGTAACCAGAAGAATATATCATTTATCTGATCTGGCTTTAAATGACCGCGAGCATGCAACTATGCAATTCTTGAAATGGTTTATTGACGAGCAGGTAGAAGAAGAAGCAATGTTTGACAGCATAATTAATAAGCTTAAGCGGATCGATCAAGACAGCAATGCCTTCTTTATGCTTGATGCCGAATTTGCGCAAAGAACCTTCACGCCTCCGACTGGAGAATAA
- a CDS encoding DUF1450 domain-containing protein, whose product MKTIKYCCRNEKFGSKQIYKSLKDEYPDLKQKKKDCLGNCKHCKKECIAMLGKKELLCAASPHLLYAQLKQIIADSRAEKVMV is encoded by the coding sequence ATGAAGACGATTAAATACTGCTGTAGAAACGAGAAATTTGGTTCCAAGCAAATATATAAATCGTTAAAAGACGAGTATCCTGACCTGAAACAAAAGAAGAAAGATTGCTTAGGCAACTGCAAGCATTGCAAGAAGGAATGCATCGCTATGCTCGGTAAAAAGGAACTGCTGTGCGCAGCATCTCCCCATCTCTTATACGCTCAGTTAAAGCAAATTATTGCGGATTCAAGAGCGGAAAAAGTAATGGTGTAA
- a CDS encoding 3'-5' exoribonuclease YhaM family protein: protein MTLMKHLQASDEFVGFYLIKELEVKQTNATPPKEYFDIVLCDSSGQLPAKLWDASSVDKETFFPMMLVKVQGLVQLYRERPQIKITRIRKAIPEDGVQVSDYIRSAPISPADLIHTIQQVIDSIENSDIKTIVSYCVAKVDDKLAHYPAAKTHHHAYFAGLAYHIVRMLELGEFICKQRPFLNPGLIKAGIILHDIAKPEEMTAQLGIVSEYSIQGKLIGHISMVSNWITEAAIKCDLDPDSNIILALQHMVLSHHNLGEWGSPVQPQLPEAVALHFIDSLDAKLQMVEDTLSATPETEEWTPMIKGLENKAIYRLKI from the coding sequence ATGACATTGATGAAGCATTTACAAGCATCCGATGAATTTGTCGGCTTTTATTTAATTAAAGAGCTAGAAGTGAAACAAACGAACGCCACACCGCCCAAAGAATATTTTGACATCGTCCTTTGCGACTCATCCGGGCAGCTGCCTGCCAAGCTATGGGATGCTTCGTCGGTTGATAAGGAAACATTTTTTCCTATGATGCTCGTTAAAGTTCAGGGTCTTGTACAGCTGTACCGCGAAAGACCGCAAATCAAGATTACGCGCATTCGCAAAGCAATACCTGAGGATGGCGTCCAAGTAAGCGACTATATTCGTTCTGCGCCGATTAGCCCTGCGGATCTTATTCATACAATCCAACAAGTGATAGATTCCATTGAAAATTCGGATATAAAAACAATCGTCTCTTACTGCGTGGCCAAGGTCGATGACAAGCTTGCTCATTATCCTGCCGCCAAAACCCATCATCACGCCTACTTTGCGGGCCTAGCGTACCATATTGTTCGAATGCTTGAGCTTGGGGAGTTTATCTGTAAGCAGAGGCCTTTTCTTAACCCGGGTCTTATTAAAGCGGGCATTATTCTGCATGACATCGCCAAGCCGGAAGAAATGACCGCGCAGTTGGGAATTGTATCGGAGTACAGCATACAAGGGAAGCTAATCGGGCATATTTCTATGGTATCCAATTGGATTACAGAAGCGGCGATTAAATGTGATCTGGACCCGGACTCGAACATTATCCTTGCTCTTCAGCATATGGTTCTGTCCCATCATAATCTTGGGGAATGGGGGAGTCCCGTTCAGCCCCAGCTGCCCGAAGCCGTAGCTCTTCATTTTATTGATTCATTGGACGCTAAGCTCCAGATGGTGGAGGATACACTTAGCGCGACACCAGAGACGGAAGAGTGGACGCCTATGATTAAAGGTCTTGAAAACAAAGCGATCTACCGTTTGAAAATATAG
- a CDS encoding DUF1989 domain-containing protein: MITQKWLIPATEGLGFKLDKDQVVRITDVEGEQVADFIAYRADESGERLDPSVTIDALRSLNIKPGDTIYSQTYKPLLTVVSDTVGKHDLINSSCRSEMYEALYNKQNHASCYHNLNTALAAFGIAAPDQHYALNLFMNTVISPTGSTSVERPLSKPGDYIEFRAEEDLIVAISACPCSESACNGYSCGPIEIEII, from the coding sequence ATGATCACTCAAAAATGGTTAATTCCTGCCACAGAGGGGCTTGGATTTAAACTCGATAAAGATCAGGTGGTTCGTATTACGGATGTGGAGGGCGAGCAGGTCGCAGATTTTATTGCATACCGTGCCGATGAATCCGGGGAAAGGTTAGATCCAAGCGTAACAATAGATGCGCTGCGCTCCTTGAACATAAAGCCTGGCGACACGATATACTCACAGACCTATAAACCTCTACTAACGGTCGTTTCCGATACAGTTGGTAAGCATGATTTGATCAATTCATCCTGCCGCTCCGAAATGTACGAAGCCCTGTATAACAAACAAAACCATGCCAGCTGCTATCATAACTTAAACACAGCGCTTGCAGCATTCGGCATAGCTGCTCCGGATCAGCACTACGCATTGAACCTCTTTATGAATACGGTCATTTCTCCCACAGGTAGTACTTCTGTCGAGCGTCCTTTGTCCAAGCCAGGTGACTATATCGAGTTTCGAGCAGAGGAAGATCTAATTGTGGCAATTTCCGCCTGCCCTTGTTCCGAGAGCGCCTGTAACGGCTATTCCTGCGGTCCCATTGAAATAGAGATCATATAA
- a CDS encoding YqcI/YcgG family protein — MAVLRTKDWIEEQVSTLPEWEQNAFLEFRNMIADAEHTYPCVPGRQGFLSNNLRFGFVQDPRSDEAIEQVAQLLKMYGPESRNTGKYASLVVFFQTSKELHAQYTVEDYERLFWSVLSRITEKDPKAWPEHISQDPQHHTWEFCFDGQPYFTFCSTPAHKIRKSRHFTHFLIAFQPRWVFENMNDSTPFGRNMKKLIRHKLHDYDGIPAHPSLNWYGQEDNYEWKQYFLRDDDSVPSKCPFTFMKNKFKALGIRFHK, encoded by the coding sequence ATGGCAGTATTACGAACGAAGGATTGGATAGAAGAGCAGGTGTCCACTTTGCCTGAATGGGAGCAGAATGCCTTTCTTGAGTTTCGAAATATGATTGCTGATGCTGAACATACATACCCTTGCGTACCCGGACGTCAGGGTTTTCTTTCAAACAATTTGCGTTTTGGTTTTGTCCAGGACCCGAGAAGCGATGAAGCCATCGAACAGGTGGCGCAGCTTCTGAAGATGTACGGGCCTGAGTCTCGGAATACTGGAAAATACGCATCCCTTGTCGTTTTTTTTCAAACCTCAAAAGAGCTTCATGCACAATATACGGTAGAAGACTACGAGCGTTTGTTCTGGTCAGTGCTAAGCAGAATAACTGAAAAGGATCCTAAAGCATGGCCAGAGCATATAAGCCAGGATCCGCAGCACCATACATGGGAGTTTTGCTTTGACGGTCAACCCTACTTCACATTCTGCAGCACACCCGCGCACAAAATTCGCAAAAGCAGACACTTCACTCATTTCCTGATCGCTTTCCAACCTAGATGGGTATTTGAAAACATGAATGACTCTACTCCATTCGGACGCAATATGAAAAAATTGATTCGGCACAAGCTGCACGACTATGACGGGATTCCTGCACATCCCTCTCTTAACTGGTATGGACAGGAAGACAATTATGAGTGGAAGCAGTATTTTCTGCGAGATGACGATAGCGTTCCGTCGAAATGCCCTTTCACTTTTATGAAAAATAAATTCAAAGCGTTAGGCATCCGATTCCATAAGTAA
- a CDS encoding spore coat protein, which yields MQQQTQANNQTPGIANMNHGGHELFDLHEVLSCTINVLDQFMIFRQYVQDPELLDILDRQYNFTLSQYNITAECFTTGQKPSQETSTYMIKEMRQPVYGIKPTQPKKPNQSLSDVKDAGISGHMLGLIKAHASTLTMTSVEVTNPVVRRVLASQVQNFIEMAYEIFLYQNKHAYYQVPQLEASDMQKMLTSYVPATGTPQMPANNNAGASTVH from the coding sequence ATGCAACAGCAAACACAAGCAAACAACCAGACGCCAGGTATAGCTAACATGAATCACGGTGGTCATGAACTTTTTGATCTGCACGAGGTGCTTTCCTGCACCATCAATGTGCTTGATCAATTCATGATCTTTAGACAATATGTACAAGACCCTGAGCTGCTTGATATCTTGGACCGTCAATACAATTTTACGCTGAGTCAATATAATATAACGGCGGAATGCTTTACGACCGGGCAAAAGCCAAGTCAAGAAACATCGACCTATATGATCAAAGAGATGAGACAGCCGGTGTACGGTATCAAGCCAACACAGCCAAAGAAGCCGAACCAATCACTCTCCGACGTCAAGGATGCGGGAATCAGCGGACACATGCTGGGCCTCATCAAAGCACACGCATCGACTCTTACCATGACATCTGTAGAAGTGACGAACCCGGTAGTTCGCCGTGTACTTGCATCCCAAGTACAAAATTTTATTGAAATGGCCTATGAAATTTTCCTTTACCAAAACAAACATGCCTACTACCAAGTACCACAATTGGAAGCATCCGATATGCAAAAAATGCTGACTTCCTACGTTCCAGCAACCGGGACGCCTCAAATGCCTGCTAACAACAATGCAGGTGCTTCAACCGTTCATTAA
- a CDS encoding SWIM zinc finger family protein — translation MGAVITINDEHWTRLLEFAAKSFNEVTLSRGFNYFKQLRIETLSLSDYPIVKAKVTGTGSYKVTLNMDKPKISSCTCPVQSACKHLAAVMMELGDRYGYPASQMVNAKHFQKRAVATPALLLEQLPGMDVWGWHDLMERATAHIKPAYDQGIYVEMIRQQLRGLWKESSPLTDTDRIYFELHQRLFILRKIKQQNASGSVNYYTSFAVYRVYDDIFDWIRSQDSGLIGTDSHERLVQTLQYVRGLLTEETGHKLLEYKLYTEIWKQWVKKNEKTAKLVSQELLETEALAKAGSPPSPSLSAVLAFLYMQDDRELDAWAAIENSGLLKHASGDFLQPFMDHLIEKSKWDSLLQWLRQSFSVFDGKPRVQIDLYIRYWQEVLRHIPQAEQQMWTVLEQMLPSSLPVLEDLLYEQRKWKVWIEMQIIQGVDPLSHRVSVLQPIEKEMPSLLLPYYHQAIAYYVGLKNRYDYKQAVKLLKRLEKVYKKMKQIGVWESFFADFVERNSRLRALLEELRKGKLLE, via the coding sequence ATGGGTGCTGTCATAACAATCAATGATGAACACTGGACCAGGCTGTTGGAGTTTGCAGCAAAGTCCTTTAATGAAGTCACACTTAGCAGGGGATTCAACTACTTTAAGCAGCTGCGCATTGAGACTCTTAGCCTTTCCGATTATCCGATCGTGAAAGCAAAAGTAACAGGAACTGGGTCATATAAAGTTACACTAAACATGGACAAGCCAAAGATTAGCAGCTGTACATGTCCTGTCCAATCTGCATGCAAGCACCTCGCGGCTGTCATGATGGAGCTGGGTGACCGGTACGGGTATCCCGCCTCGCAGATGGTTAACGCCAAACATTTTCAAAAACGGGCTGTCGCCACCCCTGCATTACTGCTTGAGCAACTGCCCGGTATGGATGTATGGGGCTGGCATGACCTCATGGAACGGGCCACCGCGCACATTAAGCCCGCTTATGATCAAGGAATTTACGTGGAGATGATCAGGCAGCAGCTGCGGGGCTTGTGGAAAGAGTCTAGTCCATTGACGGATACGGACCGGATCTATTTTGAGCTGCATCAACGACTTTTTATCCTCCGTAAAATTAAACAACAAAACGCTTCTGGAAGCGTGAATTATTACACCTCTTTTGCCGTGTATAGAGTCTACGATGATATTTTTGATTGGATTCGAAGTCAGGATAGCGGCCTTATAGGCACTGATTCTCATGAACGACTTGTACAAACCCTGCAATATGTCAGGGGCCTCCTGACGGAGGAAACCGGCCATAAACTGCTGGAGTACAAGTTATACACAGAGATATGGAAGCAGTGGGTCAAAAAGAATGAAAAAACGGCTAAGCTCGTGTCTCAGGAGCTCCTCGAAACGGAGGCCTTGGCAAAAGCAGGGTCTCCTCCTTCTCCTTCTTTATCTGCCGTATTGGCATTTTTGTACATGCAAGATGATCGGGAGCTTGATGCGTGGGCAGCCATAGAAAACAGCGGTTTGCTGAAGCATGCGTCAGGGGATTTCTTACAGCCTTTCATGGACCATTTGATCGAAAAGAGCAAGTGGGATAGTTTACTGCAATGGCTGAGGCAGTCCTTCTCTGTTTTTGATGGGAAGCCCCGTGTTCAGATCGATCTGTATATTCGTTATTGGCAAGAAGTACTCAGACATATCCCGCAAGCTGAACAACAGATGTGGACGGTTCTCGAGCAGATGCTACCGAGCTCGCTTCCCGTTCTGGAGGACTTGTTGTATGAGCAGCGGAAATGGAAAGTATGGATCGAAATGCAGATCATTCAAGGCGTGGATCCTCTCTCTCATAGAGTCAGCGTTTTGCAGCCTATTGAGAAAGAAATGCCTAGTCTGCTGCTGCCCTACTATCATCAAGCTATAGCTTACTATGTAGGATTGAAGAACAGATACGATTACAAGCAAGCCGTCAAGCTGCTCAAGCGTTTGGAGAAGGTTTACAAAAAGATGAAACAGATCGGGGTCTGGGAGAGCTTTTTTGCCGATTTCGTGGAACGGAACAGCCGGCTGAGGGCACTGTTGGAAGAACTAAGGAAAGGAAAACTGTTAGAATGA